The window cactatgaaatataAACAACATGtaaaaagtaaatgattatactaagaaatgtaattgacttgCAAAAATGTAGAGTGATTGcattaagaaatgtaattgacGGGTGATgggtaattgaaaggataattgaaagatatattgggTTGATTGGGTTTGTATGAGACACATTCTTCATACTGAATtcttttgctatttatagccttaactgATTATATGGATGCTTCCCACATTCTGATGATCGATATAACCGTTCAACACTATTTAGCCTTTTGGATGCTTTACATGTTATGACGGCTGCTATAACCGTTCATCGTTACATGGCCTTATAGAGAATTCCTTCTAAACTTGTCACATGTCATTGTAATTACTCCATGTCTCCTCGTTGACTCGACTGCATTCCGCTCGGCCACTTGGTTTGCTTTTAAGATAACTATTAGCTATTTGATCAACCTTTGGATGGTTATCGATTGTTTGGCTTCTGGATGATTATTGCCTGTTTGGTCGActacatagtttttttttttgaattcctcTCAActacttcttttcttttcatccTGTCCGTTATGATTTCATAAAAAACACTTTaagtatttttgaaaatttttagtttGCTATATCTTTTCCTTGTTATAACATATGTCCTTTTCAATTAGATTTTTTAAAGAACGGTCAATAATACGATATAACATCAGCTATATCTTTCTTTGCAATAACACGTGTTATTTCTAATGGAGTTTTTCAAAATTGGTCAGAAATAGTATAACAGGGGGTTCAATCATAGTGTGTGGTCTACCTGcgtttagatttgcctcattttttgactcacagtataaaatgatttaaaagaATTGGATGAACGGgtaaaacccataaatcagtgTGGTCTCCACCGGGCCTCTGCCTGGACCCATTTCGGTTCAGACGGGGGCAGTATACTCCGCTCTACGGGTTTTACCCTTCAAACTAATCATGCAAAGGTAGGGAAAATAAATGTTAGTGCGCGTAGGCTGATCTACAAATTGGAAGAGTCttccttttttcttatttttttttgaaaaagaagaagaagaagaaatagacaCTAAATCAGACCCCTGAATGGTCTCATTTGATGTTCTCGagtggcccattggatgagtggaccccacccaatTTTTGTGGTAGGTGCCGGCTCTAGTACACTGGGTTCTGGTAAAAAATTGGATGCTGATTGGGTACCCCAACTAAGAACACGCTGCGGCTTtgagggctcaccgtgatgtttgagtttatccacaccgtccatccatttttcatattattttaaggtatcagtcagaaaatgagataaattcagtactcaagtggaccaaacagtggggattaatcttccaccattaaaaacattttgaaagCTGCAGAAGTTAtgaataaagctaatatttgtgttgtcTTTTTTAAGGtacacgtgaccttatgaacaggttggatggcaaataaatatcacaggtggccctataaaggtttcaacggtgggtgtcattatcgctgcttcatctggtgtggtccacttgaatcttggattttCGTCATTTTTACCCCCAAAATGATACGTAAAAGCTTCCtctgctgtggtccacctgagccttggatttgcaTAATTTTTGTGCTCCTATTCTAAAAATAATATATGaaaaaatgaacggtgtggataaacccatacatcacggtgggccgttcAGAGGCCCCCGCCAGTTGGTGGCTCAGAACAGGGTGGGGGTAGTACTCAATACCcatcctaaaaaaaaaattaaaaattactgTATACACTAGACATTGGGATGGTATGCTTTCCGTGTAGTAACGAAAACTAAACATGTAAAAATGAACATCCTCGTGCAGCACACGTGTAAAAGGTCAGGTCTTTTCATAAGGTCGGCTACAACTTTTAATCTCTGCCATAAATGTCAGGTGGGTCACAGAAAgacaataataaaataaatggattACTAAAAAAATGTCATTTTCAACCCTTTGTTTAATGtgcacattgtggcccaccagaggagTTCAACTGCCTGACTTCTGGCAGAGTATCTAAGCATTTTATTTCCAGccaaatataaattttatattcCACACATGTGTTCCATATTAGCACGTGTGCCTGCAGTCACATGTACAGGGCTCCACACGTGTTTGAAGTGAGATAAACAACATAAATATCGATTGGCCGACATGCTAATTATAATATCGAAATTAATATGATCCAACCAGTCATTTAGCAAGTACAACAGTGGGTGGGCCATAGACCAAAAATCATACGGTTGGAATGCCTCCATGCCGTCGCCGCATAACTGTCGCAAATGTACGAGATTGGAACTATTCATCAGCATGTCTAATTGTGAATGAGCTACAGACAAATTATCACAAACAGTGGCTGTATCTGAACTTCCAATACAGCCATTTCTTTAATTTGTCCGTCACGTCTATAACATATCCGATCCGTTCAGATTGTGGGCCACACTCTGAAGATcacctattttgaaaatcatgccaatccactCCGTCAAGCAAGACAAGGTCTGAAAATTATCGGACAACCGACAGTTAAGACTCAGATGAACTCGCATGGTCGATAAGTCAATAGGCCTGAATTTTCTACCAAACTATCATCATGGTGAGCGGACAACCTCTTGAATGGATCTGATATTCTATGTCCGCAATACCTTGGCTGGAAAAAAAACGGCTGCATGTGAAAGTTCATATACAGCTGCTGTTTGTAATCatttcttaaaagaaaagaaaaaaaaaaaaagcagcagaATCTTCACATAAATAAGACAAGCATGTGCACCGGTAGTTAGTTAaacaagtaaaaaataaaaaataaaataaaaaaataaaaaacttatataAATGGGCCTGGCTATTGTTTCTATATCGAAGCCCACGTGAGCACATGGGCTTTCTGAATCCAACGGACGTCTGTTTCCTTCTATTCCTCCTACCGTCCTTAAATCATGCAAACTGAGGTTAGCTAGTTCCAAACGCGTGTATAGATATATACATCGACACGCGTATCCGCTTGAAAATGTGAAGCAGGTGTGTGAGATCTGATCTTTCCATAAGGTTGAAAATAATGCCTTCATATACTATATAAAAGAACACACACTTTCACttttcgggtgggccacaacgtaCAAGAAGTGAATTGACGgttattcaaattttttttttttctttttacagtaGTTCATTTGTTTCGATATGCTGTGGGCCAACTGACTGTTAAATACGCGGACGTGGATTGGTCTCACCACACGTTAACATGGTGTAaagactttgtggggcccactgttgtctatgtgttttatccatgccatccatccgtttttgtccggccatgaactcaaaatttaaacatatccaaacctcaagtccACCAGCCAACTGAAAACAGCAGGGATAGTGACGTCCACctcgtagggcccacagtgatgtgtatttatcatccgacctgttgataaggtcacacggacctggatgaagggaaaacacaaatatcagattcatccaaaactttcgtggccaccaagaagttttcaatggtatatgttcaattccacagtttcctgtggtgtgttccacttgagcttgcatgtatattttaattttagtctcatgccataaaacgagctgtaaaaacggatgaacggcatggataaaacacatacatcacggtggaccccaaagAGACTTCACATGAGGGTAAACGGTGGTGAGCGCCTCACTTCATAATCCTCTTCCTAAATAAGCGTTCAGTCCTAAATAATCGTTCAATCAGCACCCATTCCAATTTTGTATCTGCTCATTTTTTTTAGCTCACGTGCCGAGATGGTCCGGCGAAACGGACGGAGGGAGCACACGTCGCACGGACGTTGCGGCGGGCTCTGAAGAGCTTTCGGTTATGGGAAACTGGCGTCTCCAACAGGAATTTATTGTCATGCACGTGGCTCAACCTGATCCGTCCAAACCGTGACGCTACCCAGATAGGTCATAAACCAAAGGACGACCCCCGTGGAAGCCGTCACCTTTTCTGACTGAGCTGCACGTGAGTGGAGCTTTAAtgacatccaccccatccaatAGTCATACTGCGTAATGTTAACCCAGAAACCCAAAAATCATTAAGATGCATAAGTCAAACAAGCCACACCATCGAAAAAAAAATTTAGGATGGCCCACCCACCGTCAATCGCGGTTTTTATATGCCAGTATTCATCTCGGTACGAAAGAAATGCCAAATAATAATGCTATTCCAAGGAAATATATTACACTCAATATCCGTGTATGCACTAACACTGAGTCATATATACGACATCCTAACACAATACACACTAACACTGTGTATACACTCAATGGTACTCTTCTGAAATTTATATCATCTACATTTCAAATTAAGCTAAGAACCTACAGATTTCCCTCCTCTTTCCTTAACCATCACCTTCAATCCACCGTCCATGTGAGCAGTCAGGAGGGGCACATAAACCGGCGGGTCCTGCCGAACCGGTTGGAACTCGAACCGCCTCAGCATCGCAGCTACCACGTACTCCATTTGAATGAATGCCATCTCCTTCCCTAAACAAATTCGTGGCCCACCTTGGAACACAGGGAACTTGTAAGATGTAATATGCACCGTCGATCCTAACCAACGTCTTGGATTGAACTCTAACTGATCTTTGCCCCACACTGTCTCCATCCTTCCCATTCCATATGGGAAATATGTCACCCTATCGCCCTTGTTCACACGTGTACCATCCGGAAGCGTGTCATGGTGCCGTGCATGCTTGGAGTCCCATGCAACAGGTGGATACAATCTCATCGATTCACATAAGCATGCTTTCACTAATTTCATTTCCTTCAAATTTTCGTAATCTAATCTTACTTCATCCGATTCCAGCGGCGTCGACACTTCATCGATCACTTCTTTCTTGATATCAGGATGACGAGCCAGCAACCAGAAGAGCCACGTAAGAGCAGCTGACGTTGTATCTCGTCCGGCCATTATGAAGCTGATGACCATATCACGAATCACCTCTTCATCGTGACCGCCCGATATCAACCTCGATAAAAGATCTCCATTTACACTACTTGTTTCATCTAATTCATTGTTTTTAAGTTTCTTACAATGAATAATCTCCATCACTTCACCATGAACAAGCTTGATAGCATCCTTGAGTTTTTTCTCCGATCCAACACGCAAAGCTCGCTTCGCCTTCCACACTGCAAAAACAGGTGACGTGGCTCGCTTTGCGCTTATCTCCGACGCCATGTCGAATGATCTTGCAAGATTCGATACTGGCAGTGACGGGTCTAAGCAGCCCGGGTCCGTCCCTAACGAAACCTTACATATACTATCGAATGTGAACCGTCTGAGCAAATCTTGCAAATCCACCACCGTTTGATCTGCAGCGGCGGATTTCAAGATCGGGACCAGCCTCTCGTTAACCTCAGCTTCGAGCGTTGATATGACGAATTCTCTCAAGGATTTGGTAGTGAACTCGTGGCTCGCTAGCTTGCGTTGGGTGTGCCAGAGCTCGCCGTCGACGTTGAATATACCACGGCCGAGGAGATCGCCGAGGATCTCCGTAAAGGGCTCCCCTTTGGGGAAATTATCGAACTTGGTCTTGAGGATGTATTCAACGTTATCCGGATTTGCAGTGATGATGGTCCGCCTGGCACCCAAGCGTTGAACTAAGATCGTCTGAGTCGGCGAATGTGCTAACATATCGGTGTACCAATCCAATAGACGGTAGCGATTCTTGTAGAAGGCGATCAAGCATCCGAGAATCGGGtatgttggtgggccatagcTGTAGAACCAGTTGAATCGGCGGGATCGAGATAGAAGCATGTgtaagatgaagaagaagcaagagagtgagagaaatgCCAGTGATATGTGTGTAAGATGGGGGATGGACATGACCATTttggaatatgaaattgtgaatTGGGAGAGGAGTGTTTGGTTGTTTTGGAAATTGGAATTTGGGTTGATTGTAAAACCGTTGGACGAGGTTTTATAGAGGAAGCGACCGACAATTTGCTCCTTAAAAAGAGAATAAACAGCCACATGATTCTTGAGCTGAAGTGAGAGATGATGTGGGAATAAAAACGGCACCAATGAGTACTTCTCCTGACCCCACAATCACCTCTACACGCTTCGCTACGTCACAATCTGATGTGTTTGTAGAAATTCCGAAACGTctaccaggtggggcccacttcttagTTAATACAACCAGAAAATCAGAAATCCTGCATGCAAGGTAACTGAGAAACATAATGGATGGTAAGATCATCATTTTATAATTATATTTGTGTGCTATATGATTGTTTTACCCGCTTGATGATCATTTTTAGAATAGATGATGCACAGGGCAGATTACACCTTATTGAACGGTCGGATTTCGTTCATAAATGACACGTCAGCGTGCGAGACTGCGTGGTGGGGCGTGGTAGGATTAGTGTGTGTAGGGGCATCAAAATCGTAGCTAGCTAAAATTGGAGGGAGGTCGTTATCCCTCAACTGATATTTTCGGCAAGTAGTGATATAGATACACGAGAGAGTAGCTATCAGATAGTACTCTCCCAGGATGTGCCAATGTGTCATTTGATtatgagatctggaccgttcatcatgtgggtcccgcaATTTAGTGTGGATTGATTTTTAGGAGAAAGGAAGCGTAGAGTGTGGACCACCAGATGAACGACTTGGATCATGAAAATGGGAAATTAATATTCAGATAGGCACCATGTTTCATGTCGGCAAGCGAGCGGATTGCCTGACGGTTGGTGACTTACTCTTCGGTCTTTGGTTTTCCTTCCGTGAATATAATAAGGCAAGGAGAGATAAATGGACCTTGCACTTAGGTTCGTCGGTGGCCACACGGTAAAGATCTGACCGACTATTTATTAACGGCTGTTCCCATGCGTGTGGACGGTCAGAAACAACATGGGCGGCAATCAATATTCAACGGAGTTAAAGTCTACTTTACTGTAACAAATAATGCCTGAGTAGTGtgttatatatataaaggaattgtgtttttttttttgcaacggaatttttttaaaaaataaaaattagaatgAACTAACCACTTTTTCGTCACAAATGATGCATGGGTGGTATGTTTTTCTCAAGGAAATTGTGTGTTTTGCagggaattgaaaaaaaaaaaataaagaacctcacatgcacacacaccatcTAATTAAGATAGAATGTACAGTTCTGTGCCCTTTTGACCAAGGTTTTCAGAAAGTATCTCACTAATCTACGTAATTATTACCGGAGCACCTTCTTTTACACTCCTCAACGGCTGCTAAGCGACTGCGCAAGCAAAGGTGTCCGCAGCTTGAGcggacaaaaataaaaaattaaatccaacccaACCGGGAGGTGCACCTCTTATTAGGCCCAGGGTCTAAAATTCAGTTCCATCttagattcaagtggaccacaccagtggaAATAGTGTTATGGGCAATACTCACCACCAATGAAACTGTTTTTATTGGTGTGGCGTGACTGTGCAATTCAATCAAGTACTTGGTAACACAAATGATTGAGGGCTTGTATTTGGTCTATGCGTGTGATTAGAAAATATCGGAGTAGTACGTAGTGTCTACTCgattcaatgtttgattgaatgctgGTGATATATATCCCGTGCTGAGATGTACTGATTAAGACTAAATTATGGGATACAGTTGTCCTCTCAATCACCTGTCATAATAATGATCAGGCGATTTACACAAATGTAGGGGTGATTAATTTCTAATTGATTTATTTTGTCTTACATTAAAGACTTTTCTTTCAACAATAATTATAGTTaatatatttttcaaatgaacaaagaaggctaaaacaataatgattttattaatttgtgAACGATGCTCATTAGAattgacaaaataaaaataaccaaaGAAACATAAATGAGATAAATACTTGAAATTGTCCGAATGAATAGATAGTCTTGACGAATGGTCAGCATGATGTGATTAGTAGATTTGATTTTCCAAGTAAAAACTTAGTTAATCAGGATCCAACAACAGAAGGTTGTAAACTATTATACTATTCTTATGACATTGTAGTGGTAGCGTTGATCAGTACTGATCTATGCTAAGACTAACGTTACACTAGGCTATGTTAAGATAACTGTAAATGTAAAGAAAATATATTAGGGCAAAATTCAAATAGGAAAGAAGGGTGACCAAAATATGTATTTATAGTCTTATTTAGGGATTTAGTTGCCCTAGAAAGAAGGCTAATGGCTTGGCAATACAATAGTATGTATCAGGTGGCGATCTATGTAAGGCAATGCTCGCTCCTCAATTTAGATGTGTCGATCGACAAATACAGTTAAGAGTTCAATTCGACGATGACCGATCATCGATTAGAGTCATGACTATATGAATATTAAAGAAACGATTATTAAGGTTGATATCCTCGATTTGATCGCGAACCAATGGTCCGAACATCTCAACAGTGAATAAATCCAAATTAGTATAACtaactttatttttaaaaaaatatataagaaactTTTATTCCATAGTAAGGATCTTTATGCAATTCTTATGCAATTCCATAGTAAGTTGAACAATTTGGCATATAGTCTTAACAATTCAATTCATGTGGGACGTCAAGCCCGCTATGATGAATGTTTTTCTATTGCTTCATGGtcgatggcccactaatgagtggtGTATATCGTATTTAATTAATTCAGTCATTTCTAGGGTGATTTGAGAAGTGGGGTTTCTTGTATTTGATGAATAAGATTGGTCTTCACGATCTTATTCATCGGTCTTCATGAGATTAGTAGAAATTGGTAATTTAGCATTTATTACTTTGTACCATTGATTTAAAGGTCATATGGGTAACTTAGTCAATTCGGTTTATGTGTGAGGTATAATCAAGATCTAATCCATTATTTATCTAGGTTTAAGAGGATCTTTGTTAAATCACGATTGTTCTTATTAATTGAAGGTGGGTCGCCTAGATATTTGctataaataaaaatatcacAAGGTTAGGCCTATGATTTAAGTGATTGAGTGAATTCATTAGGTTCCTGAGAGTATTTAGCTAATCAACTTTGAATGGTTCTTGAAAGGTAATGCCCACATATATGGTAGGATCGAGTACGATGAAATATAAAGAGTGTTACAAAGATTATATCTTTGTAAATTTGAAACCGTTTTTTAGATCTCTACTTTTACGTAGATGTAATGATTAAAAATCGTTTTGAAGACACTTGCATCTAAATCTGGCTCAATTAGAGCCTTCCCCACCTTTCACCTATCGTCACCTTGATTATAAATGGAATTAGTGGGATTGGATCAATCAGATCTTGATCGGGCTCAATCCATTAGTGCCCATCCACTTAGATATTAATCCGATCTTCAAATCTCAGAAATTAATGCAAGATCTTCAAATCTATGACCATACCGAGCATATCCGAATTTATGATAGGATCCTTACCTCGGTGGATGACGCGCTTGCATACATTGCCCCAATTATACATTGCCACTATATTAATGACACGGGTTGTATCGCCAAAGAAAAATCGGGGAAATTTATTTTAAGGCTCGAGTACAATTCTGATAGTCTAAGCCCGTAGTGTCGACACGTAATAGCCTCTTATTGGAGGCTCGAGTACAATTCTGATAGTCTAGACCCATAGTGTCGACACGTAATAGCCTCTTATTGGACCACGTAGGTGTGTCAAAAATGGGTGTAAATAGCTCACCTAAAATACATATGAACCAAAATTTTGGACCCTAGGTTAAATGTTTGTGTGGCATTTAATGATTTGAGTGGATTTTATACACTTGTTAAGGTGGGCTGTATAAAAATCAAAAGGTACATGTCTCTCCTAATTATTTTCTTTGGTACTGCGGCTCACCTAAATTTCAAGTCATCCCTTTTTTTACATGCACATAAAGTAGCCCTCTAAAAAATTAACGGCAAGCCTCCTAACTTTTTTCAAGAAAGAGACATTTCCcctaatgtatatatatattttaaaattacagacatccacccttgattttttatgggtcTATGGGAATGTGTACCACTCTgactattagatgtgtaatcctacaTTAGCCCAGGCAAAAATTAAGGGACATAGAGAAACAGTTGACAGAGATGTCCACCCTAACTTTTTACCGGGCCTATCATGATGGTTAAATAAATCCACTCCAATGATTAGATGCAACGCCAGAATTTAATCCTACTATCCAAAATTCAAGTCGATCCGCTGGACCACACTTGGAGAAACAATTTTGAGAGTGAATTTTCTAATTATGTGGTTCACATGAATCAtaaatggggctgatttttagtTCCAGTGACTAACATGAGTCCTGATGGTCGGGTAGATTTTACGTAAGCATCACGGTAGGCGAACCCCAAGTCATAGACCCATTTGTTCGCATTAGCCTACTCTAATGATAATTACTTAGATAAAAGAGTCA is drawn from Magnolia sinica isolate HGM2019 chromosome 5, MsV1, whole genome shotgun sequence and contains these coding sequences:
- the LOC131246876 gene encoding cytochrome P450 94B3-like; its protein translation is MVMSIPHLTHISLAFLSLSCFFFILHMLLSRSRRFNWFYSYGPPTYPILGCLIAFYKNRYRLLDWYTDMLAHSPTQTILVQRLGARRTIITANPDNVEYILKTKFDNFPKGEPFTEILGDLLGRGIFNVDGELWHTQRKLASHEFTTKSLREFVISTLEAEVNERLVPILKSAAADQTVVDLQDLLRRFTFDSICKVSLGTDPGCLDPSLPVSNLARSFDMASEISAKRATSPVFAVWKAKRALRVGSEKKLKDAIKLVHGEVMEIIHCKKLKNNELDETSSVNGDLLSRLISGGHDEEVIRDMVISFIMAGRDTTSAALTWLFWLLARHPDIKKEVIDEVSTPLESDEVRLDYENLKEMKLVKACLCESMRLYPPVAWDSKHARHHDTLPDGTRVNKGDRVTYFPYGMGRMETVWGKDQLEFNPRRWLGSTVHITSYKFPVFQGGPRICLGKEMAFIQMEYVVAAMLRRFEFQPVRQDPPVYVPLLTAHMDGGLKVMVKERGGKSVGS